From Candidatus Eremiobacteraceae bacterium:
ACCATAGCCGCGATCGCGACGCCGCCGGGCGTCGGCGCGGTAGCGATCATCCGCTTGTCGGGACCCGCCGCGCGCGCATATGCCGCGGCGTGCTTTTCTTTCTCTCACGGCGACGCAGACAGATGGCCCGCGGCCCGCATGCGGCGCGGCTTCATCGTCGACCCCGCCTCGGGAGCGCCGCTCGACGACGCGCTCGCTGTCGGCTTTTGGTCACCGCATTCCTATACCGGCGAAGACGTCGTCGAACTGCACGTCCACGGCGGCGCCGGGCTCGCGCAGGCGTGCTTGCAAGCGCTCCTCACGGCGGGTGCGCGGCTTGCAGCACCGGGCGAGTTCACGCGGCGCGCGTTTTGCAACGGGCGCATGGACCTCGCGCAAGCCGAAGCGGTCGCGGATCTCATCAATGCCGAAACGCGTCTCGCGGCACGCGCCGCGACGGCGCGCATGGAGGGCGAGCTCGGTAAGCGGCTGAAGGCGCTTCGCGCCGAGATCCTCGAGCGGCTCGTCGAGATCGAAGCGGCAGTCGACTATCCGGAGGAGGTTCCCGCACCCGATCCGGCCGCGCTCTCACGCTGCATCGTCGCGCAGCAGAGCGCGGTTCGCGAACTGCTCGCCGGAAGCGACACGGGAAAGCTGCTGCGCGACGGCGTCGTCTGCACGATCGCCGGGCCGCCGAACGCCGGCAAATCATCCTTGCTCAATGCGCTCGTGCGGTCGGAACGCGCCATCGTCTCGGCCCAGCCCGGCACGACTCGCGACGTCGTCGAAGAACGCTTCATCGTCGACGGCGTCGTCATCAACGCGCGCGATACCGCAGGTCTGCGCGCGACGGACGACCCGATCGAAGCCGAAGGCGTGCGCCGCGCGCGCGCGGCGATACGCGACGCGGCGCTTTGCATCTGCGTGATCGACGGCTCCGCCCATTTGGACGGCGACGCGCTGGTCGCGCTGGAAGTCACGTCCGCCGTTCCGCGTATCGTGCTCGCGAACAAGTCGGATCTCGGCCGCTCCGGCGCAGACGAGCTCGCGCGGCGGCGACCGGAGATCGAGCGGACAGCCGTCGCGAGCGCGTTTATCGCCGGCAGCGTGCGCGACGCTGCGACGATCGATGCCGTCCGCTCGGCCATCGCAGATCTGAGCTGGGGCGGCGGCCTGATCGACGCGGGCAGATCGCTGGTCGTGAACTCGAGACAGATCGACGCGCTCGCGCGAGCCGGCGAATCGCTCGCGCATGCGCGCGCGACGCTCGATGAACATCGCCCGTTCGATCTGCTCTCAGGCGATCTGCGCATCGCGGCGGCCGCGTATGGCGAGGTCACAGGTGACGATGTGACGGACGAAGTGCTGGACGGTATCTTCG
This genomic window contains:
- the mnmE gene encoding tRNA uridine-5-carboxymethylaminomethyl(34) synthesis GTPase MnmE codes for the protein MATPPGVGAVAIIRLSGPAARAYAAACFSFSHGDADRWPAARMRRGFIVDPASGAPLDDALAVGFWSPHSYTGEDVVELHVHGGAGLAQACLQALLTAGARLAAPGEFTRRAFCNGRMDLAQAEAVADLINAETRLAARAATARMEGELGKRLKALRAEILERLVEIEAAVDYPEEVPAPDPAALSRCIVAQQSAVRELLAGSDTGKLLRDGVVCTIAGPPNAGKSSLLNALVRSERAIVSAQPGTTRDVVEERFIVDGVVINARDTAGLRATDDPIEAEGVRRARAAIRDAALCICVIDGSAHLDGDALVALEVTSAVPRIVLANKSDLGRSGADELARRRPEIERTAVASAFIAGSVRDAATIDAVRSAIADLSWGGGLIDAGRSLVVNSRQIDALARAGESLAHARATLDEHRPFDLLSGDLRIAAAAYGEVTGDDVTDEVLDGIFARFCVGK